One Desulfovibrio aminophilus genomic region harbors:
- a CDS encoding Ada metal-binding domain-containing protein, which produces MLAAKAAGAVYHGNVKSGVFHRPGCRYYDCKNCVAEFPSREAAIKAGYRPCQVCRP; this is translated from the coding sequence ATGCTGGCCGCCAAGGCCGCCGGTGCCGTCTATCACGGGAACGTGAAGAGCGGGGTGTTCCATCGGCCGGGCTGCCGCTACTATGATTGCAAGAACTGCGTCGCCGAGTTCCCGAGCCGCGAGGCGGCGATCAAGGCCGGATACCGGCCCTGCCAGGTCTGCCGCCCGTGA
- a CDS encoding hemerythrin domain-containing protein, with amino-acid sequence MNAVDDLRAEHEGILRMLGILRVMAARIEHGRKIPNEHVESVIDFLRVFADQCHHGKEEDIFFPELERAGIPHEGGPIGVMLYEHTLGREHIRNMVEAAARLGTPDGEGYQDLRAAMLDYCGLLAQHIAKENEVLFPLAEKVLSPGAVEDLHLRFEQLERERIGSGVHEAFHRLLDELAAEYRA; translated from the coding sequence ATGAATGCCGTGGATGATCTGCGCGCGGAACACGAGGGCATTCTCCGGATGTTGGGAATCTTGCGGGTCATGGCCGCGAGGATCGAGCACGGCCGGAAGATTCCCAACGAACACGTGGAATCCGTCATCGATTTTCTCCGGGTTTTCGCGGACCAGTGCCACCACGGCAAGGAAGAGGACATTTTTTTCCCGGAACTGGAGCGGGCGGGCATTCCGCACGAGGGCGGCCCCATCGGCGTCATGCTCTACGAGCACACCCTGGGCCGGGAACACATCCGCAACATGGTCGAGGCGGCGGCGCGCCTGGGGACGCCGGACGGCGAGGGCTACCAGGACCTGCGCGCCGCGATGCTCGACTACTGCGGCCTGCTCGCCCAGCACATCGCCAAGGAGAACGAGGTGCTCTTCCCCCTGGCGGAAAAGGTGCTCAGCCCCGGGGCCGTGGAGGACCTGCACCTGCGTTTCGAGCAGTTGGAGCGCGAGCGCATCGGCTCCGGCGTCCACGAGGCGTTTCATCGCCTTCTGGACGAACTGGCGGCGGAGTATCGGGCCTGA
- a CDS encoding molybdopterin-binding protein yields MKYGARNKVKVKVTSVKKGDVMSLVKFQSLGPAEMASVLTTESAEDLDLKPGDEVMVVIKAIHVMPVKE; encoded by the coding sequence ATGAAGTACGGAGCGCGCAACAAGGTGAAGGTCAAGGTCACGTCCGTGAAGAAGGGCGACGTCATGTCCCTGGTGAAGTTCCAGAGCCTGGGACCGGCCGAGATGGCCTCGGTGCTGACCACGGAGTCGGCCGAGGATCTGGACCTCAAGCCCGGCGACGAGGTCATGGTGGTCATCAAGGCCATTCATGTCATGCCGGTGAAGGAGTAG
- a CDS encoding BON domain-containing protein encodes MLDRRRLLLVLGSLAMLVLLGCAGTKQRESTGEYFDDTAITTRVNAAILKEPTLKFFQIEVETFKGRVLLSGFVDTKEQMATAGRVASGCKGVKTVVNHLVVK; translated from the coding sequence ATGCTGGATCGACGCCGCCTTCTTCTGGTCCTTGGTTCGCTCGCGATGCTCGTCCTGCTGGGCTGCGCGGGCACCAAGCAGCGCGAGAGCACCGGCGAATATTTCGACGACACGGCCATCACCACCCGCGTCAACGCGGCCATTCTCAAGGAGCCGACCCTGAAGTTCTTCCAGATCGAGGTGGAGACCTTCAAGGGCCGCGTCCTGCTGAGCGGGTTTGTGGACACCAAGGAGCAGATGGCCACGGCGGGCCGGGTGGCCTCCGGGTGCAAGGGCGTGAAGACCGTGGTCAACCACCTGGTGGTGAAGTAG
- a CDS encoding AAA family ATPase: MIRSVEFHNFKSLVRFSLPPKGPENVAAHGLPNFVCLVGMNGAGKSTLLQAFDFLRAVMSGSIRQWLQRREWKIKDIKYRNSFLASKVVQFKLVIEHNGHSILWEANFSAVKMKCVFERVSVGNVPLLEVKDAKCKLFFLKDSTYESITYNYEGSILSQMKESQYSDSQEIVALINAVNGIKSLDLLSPHQIRKAARDGEIGLGGERLAPTLYKFSLDRKEELQGIIREFYPSLLNYWVQSKKYGWKKIHFRENLGETDGILEVDEMHINDGLLRLLAIIALTISDCSVLLFDEIENGINPELVSRLMEYLVKQTNAQVFITTHSPMILNYLPDDIARESVFLLYRANGATQSTRYFDYQKTNAKLDFLGPGEVYADTPISELLASDQQGGEPK, translated from the coding sequence ATGATTAGAAGTGTTGAATTCCATAACTTTAAATCGCTGGTACGGTTTTCCCTGCCCCCAAAAGGCCCCGAGAACGTGGCCGCGCATGGGTTACCGAACTTTGTTTGTCTTGTCGGCATGAATGGTGCTGGGAAATCAACCCTCCTACAAGCCTTTGATTTTCTCCGAGCGGTAATGTCTGGCAGCATTCGCCAATGGCTTCAGCGGCGCGAATGGAAGATCAAAGACATAAAATACAGGAATTCATTTCTTGCCTCCAAGGTTGTACAGTTTAAATTAGTCATAGAACACAATGGGCACTCAATCCTGTGGGAAGCCAATTTCAGTGCTGTCAAGATGAAGTGCGTCTTTGAGAGGGTGTCAGTTGGAAATGTTCCGTTGTTAGAGGTAAAGGATGCAAAGTGTAAGTTGTTCTTTTTGAAAGATAGCACTTACGAATCGATAACATATAACTACGAGGGCTCTATTCTTTCCCAGATGAAGGAGTCACAGTATTCTGATTCGCAAGAGATTGTAGCTCTTATCAACGCGGTGAACGGAATCAAATCTCTTGATCTTTTATCTCCACACCAAATCCGAAAGGCAGCGCGCGATGGCGAGATCGGATTGGGAGGAGAAAGGCTTGCCCCAACTCTTTATAAGTTTTCATTAGACCGCAAGGAAGAACTCCAAGGTATCATTAGGGAGTTTTACCCTTCACTGTTGAACTACTGGGTTCAATCGAAGAAGTATGGATGGAAGAAGATACACTTCCGTGAGAATCTTGGCGAGACAGATGGCATACTTGAAGTTGACGAAATGCACATTAATGATGGCTTATTGCGGCTTCTTGCGATCATCGCATTAACAATTTCTGACTGTAGCGTTCTGCTGTTTGACGAAATAGAGAATGGGATTAACCCAGAGCTTGTTTCAAGGCTCATGGAATACCTGGTTAAACAAACGAACGCCCAGGTTTTTATTACAACACATAGTCCCATGATTCTGAACTACCTTCCGGATGACATTGCAAGGGAGAGTGTATTTTTGCTTTACAGGGCTAATGGGGCAACACAATCAACTCGCTACTTTGATTACCAAAAGACAAATGCAAAATTGGACTTCTTGGGCCCTGGTGAAGTGTATGCTGATACGCCAATTTCTGAACTGCTCGCCTCTGATCAGCAGGGAGGCGAACCAAAATGA
- a CDS encoding DEAD/DEAH box helicase: MAPCFDANIRALGYVAPTPIQEQAIPPVMQGRDVMGLAQTGTGKTAAFMLPILNRLLQGERKGRAPRALVVAPTRELAEQIADSARDLGRNTGLRFASIYGGVGYAPQTQKLRNGVDLLVACPGRLLDHLDQRNVDLSSVEVLVLDEADHMFDMGFLPPIRKILTHLPKERQTLLFSATMPEDIRGLAQEILSDPVTVRVGRIAPAATVSHAVYPVAQHLKTPLLLEMLKRLDTGSVLVFTRTKHRARRVGEQLLKAGHAAASIQGNLSQNKRQAALDGFRVGKHRILVATDIAARGIDVSLVEHVINYDIPDTAEAYTHRIGRTGRAERTGEAHTFVTRDDATMIRAIERVLGKPLPRRNVDGFDYDVPAPARDTEFARPPMPPRGQRKPRAAAEARSEGKGERRERPAERRESARPERREGASRPERREQIARPERREARRGDESRARRPEDRRENARPSAQERRPREASRPERREGGRRNGSRFGQGGEQRRESPRIGYFNRKRPYSPNLESNGNVAPRRPEDEPNGNVLDPRQDSRRHDRYDDAPRVAPLYLNR; encoded by the coding sequence TTGGCTCCGTGTTTTGATGCGAATATCCGCGCCCTGGGCTACGTGGCCCCGACCCCGATCCAGGAACAGGCCATCCCGCCGGTCATGCAGGGCCGCGACGTCATGGGCCTGGCCCAGACCGGCACCGGCAAGACCGCTGCCTTCATGCTCCCCATCCTGAACCGTCTGCTCCAGGGCGAACGCAAGGGCCGGGCCCCCCGCGCCCTGGTGGTGGCCCCTACCCGCGAGCTGGCCGAGCAGATCGCGGACTCGGCCCGCGACCTGGGCCGCAACACGGGCCTGCGCTTCGCCTCCATCTACGGCGGCGTGGGCTACGCCCCCCAGACCCAGAAGCTGCGCAACGGCGTGGACCTCCTGGTGGCCTGCCCGGGCCGCCTGCTGGACCATCTGGACCAGCGCAACGTGGACTTGTCCTCCGTGGAGGTGCTCGTCCTGGACGAGGCCGACCACATGTTCGACATGGGCTTCCTGCCGCCCATCCGCAAGATCCTGACCCATCTTCCCAAGGAACGGCAGACCCTGCTCTTCTCGGCCACCATGCCCGAGGACATCCGGGGTCTGGCCCAGGAGATCCTGAGCGATCCCGTGACCGTGCGCGTGGGCCGGATCGCCCCGGCCGCCACGGTGTCCCACGCGGTCTATCCCGTGGCCCAGCATCTCAAGACTCCGCTCCTGCTGGAGATGCTCAAGCGCCTGGACACCGGCTCCGTGCTCGTGTTCACGCGCACCAAGCACCGCGCCCGCCGCGTGGGCGAGCAGCTGCTCAAGGCCGGGCACGCCGCGGCCTCCATCCAGGGCAACCTCTCGCAGAACAAGCGCCAGGCCGCCCTGGACGGGTTCCGCGTGGGCAAGCACCGCATCCTCGTGGCCACGGACATCGCGGCCCGGGGCATCGACGTGAGCCTGGTGGAGCACGTCATCAACTACGACATCCCGGACACGGCCGAGGCCTACACCCACCGCATCGGCCGCACCGGCCGCGCCGAGCGCACCGGCGAGGCGCACACCTTCGTGACCCGCGACGACGCGACCATGATCCGCGCCATCGAGCGCGTCCTGGGCAAGCCGCTGCCGCGCCGTAACGTGGACGGCTTCGACTACGACGTTCCGGCCCCGGCCCGCGACACCGAGTTCGCCCGTCCGCCCATGCCGCCGCGCGGGCAGCGCAAGCCCCGCGCCGCCGCCGAAGCCCGGTCCGAGGGCAAGGGCGAGCGCCGCGAGCGCCCGGCGGAGCGTCGTGAGTCCGCCCGCCCCGAGCGCCGCGAAGGCGCGTCCCGTCCTGAACGGCGTGAGCAGATCGCGCGTCCCGAGCGCCGCGAAGCCCGGCGGGGCGACGAGTCCCGCGCCCGGCGTCCCGAGGACCGCCGCGAGAACGCCCGTCCCTCGGCCCAGGAGCGGCGGCCCCGCGAGGCCTCCCGCCCCGAGCGCCGCGAGGGCGGCCGCCGCAACGGCTCCCGCTTCGGGCAGGGCGGCGAGCAGCGCCGCGAGTCCCCGCGCATCGGCTATTTCAACCGCAAGCGGCCGTATTCCCCGAACCTGGAGAGCAACGGCAACGTGGCCCCCCGGCGGCCCGAGGACGAGCCCAACGGCAATGTCCTGGATCCTCGGCAGGATTCCCGGCGTCACGACCGCTACGACGACGCCCCGCGCGTTGCGCCGCTGTACTTGAACCGCTAG